A window of Megachile rotundata isolate GNS110a chromosome 11, iyMegRotu1, whole genome shotgun sequence genomic DNA:
ATTTTACGATGGACATATTTCAATGAATCTCATGCGTTTTTTAATACTGATTTCTCCAGTGTTCAGGAATTAAAAACCGACGCAAAGTTTGATATAGAtcgaattataaatattacggCCTCTAGTATTATCGCTGGttataatgaaaaattgaagtttaAAAGATTACTGAATGGATATCAGAAGTTTGATGCGTCTCGAGGAATGGATTATATATTAGATTTAGAATTTATTGATACTGGTACTGGAAAAGAATTGATAAAAAGAGTCGAAGTGTGCAAGCCGCTTGGCAAAGTTGAAATTCTACCTGTGCCATATGTAACAGAAAACACAAggataaatataatattgacTGTGGATTCATCAAACAAACATGCTGCATTAAAGTTTTTAGAACAGTATGCTTTAGACTGTATGGAGAAAAAGTACAAAACTTTCCTGATGGTGGTtagtattttttacattttgttaattattttcaagGTATTTGTTTGTTAACGTTTGCTCATGCACAGGTACTTCTATACAATTTTGATTCTGCTTCAAAAGGTAAAGAAGATACATATTATGACATTAAACGTTATGCTTTGCTGTTGGCTGAAAAATACAAGAAGCATCAATCCAAAATTACTTGGCTATCTGTACGTTTGCCTAATAATATAGGATCCATAGAATctaatcaattattaaaaatcgcTATCACAGATTTATGCGTCAGGAAATTTTCACTCGAAAGTTTAATACTTTTCGTTGAAATGGAAATACAGCTTCGACTGGATTATTTGAATAGAGTAATGTATATTGCTAGCTTCGATAGAAACAGTTTGTggataattctaaaaatttgcaaattaattatttacgttTAAATATTTAGGTCCGTATGAATACCATCAGTCAGTATCAAATATTTAGTCCAATTCCGTTCATGGAATTCCATCCTGATATAGCTCACATGAACGACGTGAAACAAGACACAGATATTAATCGAAATCATGGCAGATACGatgaatacaattacaataacattGCATTCTATGCCAGGGACTATAACGCAAGTATGTgtccaatttttttttgtatactCTCCTACTGAATATTTGTTAGAactaattattttacatttttattatagtgCGAAAAACCGTTGAGACTAGTATTCCAATAATACACTCTGATCGAGACATTGCGTCCTTATTAAAGCTTTCACAGAAGATACCCGTTACATCTTTATTCGAAATGTTTGTTTCTTTTAGTAATGTTCACGTATTACGTGCAGTAGAGCCAGctctcaaaataaaatataaaaatattaattgtactgATACCACAAACAGTATCTATAAAACCTGTAGTCGGTCAAAAAATCTTTATTTAGGCCGACATAGTCAACTTGCCAGATTGATATTAGATTatcagaattataaaaatagtttattagtataaattatatttattacaagaaCTATTATCAAATGTTGAAACATATATTATtgtcaaattgaaaataattatatagttTATATAGTAcaaaagttaaaataattttagatgAGATTATTAAATGACAGCGTGAAGTTT
This region includes:
- the Chpf gene encoding chondroitin polymerizing factor gives rise to the protein MNLVLKILLSYCWTNMYLITGLSMGLSLSIILIPLDINDHDSKTENLLHYSNYQDELDEYEPKININNKPQQAQKVSKTLIRPRYYSTELGIREKLFIGVITSQQYLHSRDTAINKTVAHIVDKIRYFISIPEGTKPNVSLPGIVGFTDTRSILKPFHTMKYIIDNYLENYDYYLLIKDTSYINVKQLQNFVSKISVSQNVHVGVPSDIPTYCSLDSGILLSNSLIQELKSNLDWCVKNSYSDSDDVNFGRCIVHSTSTPCSNSIQGQQFLYTKLKPTFLFERNFKDLTENEEFLRSLVIYPIYDHHLIYKFNTYFAATRSVEIQEKISNIRKAILTMAPLGPLQNQNVSWPIGNQPGNKATGRFDILRWTYFNESHAFFNTDFSSVQELKTDAKFDIDRIINITASSIIAGYNEKLKFKRLLNGYQKFDASRGMDYILDLEFIDTGTGKELIKRVEVCKPLGKVEILPVPYVTENTRINIILTVDSSNKHAALKFLEQYALDCMEKKYKTFLMVVLLYNFDSASKGKEDTYYDIKRYALLLAEKYKKHQSKITWLSVRLPNNIGSIESNQLLKIAITDLCVRKFSLESLILFVEMEIQLRLDYLNRVRMNTISQYQIFSPIPFMEFHPDIAHMNDVKQDTDINRNHGRYDEYNYNNIAFYARDYNAMRKTVETSIPIIHSDRDIASLLKLSQKIPVTSLFEMFVSFSNVHVLRAVEPALKIKYKNINCTDTTNSIYKTCSRSKNLYLGRHSQLARLILDYQNYKNSLLV